In one Gemmatimonadota bacterium genomic region, the following are encoded:
- a CDS encoding phosphatase PAP2 family protein yields MTADHLTPPQSDSRFARHHPTEYLTAYAIAGAIAVIVLIALFLFIGHEIPTHDALTRGDAAINAWMDSHNTEPGETIFTWVSYIGAPVLAVTVAISLIAFARRHDWFHVWAVALVTGGGLLLSTILKFVFHRARPLTAAEFMTHPTYSFPSGHAMNSMIAYGFLLVLLLDQVHERGRRVALVLGGIAVIGAIGFSRVYLGVHFLTDVLGGWLAGAAWLIVGIGGYRFAQRRLAHRQSM; encoded by the coding sequence ATGACCGCCGATCATCTGACACCGCCGCAGAGCGACTCCCGGTTCGCACGCCACCATCCGACCGAATACCTGACCGCGTACGCGATTGCCGGTGCTATTGCCGTCATCGTCCTGATCGCGCTCTTCCTCTTCATCGGCCACGAGATCCCGACGCATGACGCACTGACGCGCGGTGATGCAGCCATCAACGCATGGATGGACTCGCACAACACGGAGCCTGGCGAGACGATCTTCACGTGGGTGAGCTACATCGGTGCCCCCGTGCTCGCGGTAACGGTCGCGATCAGTCTCATCGCGTTCGCACGGCGCCATGACTGGTTCCACGTGTGGGCCGTGGCGCTCGTGACCGGCGGCGGCCTTCTGCTGAGCACGATCCTCAAGTTCGTCTTCCATCGTGCGCGGCCGCTTACCGCTGCTGAGTTCATGACGCACCCGACTTACAGCTTTCCGAGCGGCCATGCAATGAACTCGATGATCGCGTACGGCTTCCTGCTGGTGCTGCTGCTCGATCAGGTACACGAGCGCGGCAGGCGCGTCGCACTCGTTCTCGGTGGCATCGCGGTCATCGGCGCGATTGGCTTCAGTCGCGTGTATCTGGGCGTGCATTTTCTTACCGACGTGCTCGGCGGCTGGCTTGCGGGCGCGGCGTGGTTGATCGTGGGGATCGGCGGTTATCGTTTTGCGCAGCGCCGCTTGGCGCACCGCCAGTCGATGTAG
- a CDS encoding GNAT family N-acetyltransferase → MPKNKDRSSDVIVRPAVSADLPAIGRLGALLVRMHHDFDPQRFIAASPRTESGYASFIGTQLDNPEVIVLVAESDGEVQGYTYAAVEGYDYMSLRGPAGILHDIVVDPAHHNRGIGRTLLDATLTALGERHVPRVVLSTATQNEAAQHLFTRSGFRPTMIEMTRELGGA, encoded by the coding sequence TTGCCGAAGAATAAGGACAGATCTTCAGACGTGATCGTTCGTCCTGCTGTAAGTGCCGATCTTCCTGCGATCGGCCGGCTGGGTGCACTGCTCGTCCGGATGCATCACGACTTTGATCCGCAACGCTTCATTGCAGCTTCGCCGCGCACCGAGTCAGGCTACGCTTCGTTCATCGGCACACAACTCGACAATCCGGAGGTTATCGTACTCGTTGCAGAGAGCGATGGTGAAGTGCAGGGCTACACGTACGCCGCGGTCGAGGGATACGACTACATGTCGCTTCGCGGACCTGCGGGCATTCTGCACGACATAGTTGTCGATCCAGCTCATCACAATCGCGGCATCGGCCGCACTCTGCTCGACGCCACTCTGACAGCACTCGGTGAGCGTCACGTACCGCGAGTAGTGCTCTCGACAGCCACGCAGAACGAGGCGGCACAGCATCTATTTACTCGTTCGGGTTTCCGGCCGACGATGATCGAGATGACTCGGGAGCTTGGCGGTGCATGA
- a CDS encoding DUF3311 domain-containing protein, whose translation MNDGERLNASRRRGWRRAMPLLLIIPYVGTLWVSTYASVTPELWGIPFFYWYQFLWIGIGAAITIVVYLAEDRTDMSRSNGGER comes from the coding sequence ATGAATGACGGAGAACGCTTGAACGCGAGCCGGAGGCGCGGCTGGCGGCGCGCGATGCCACTGTTGCTCATCATCCCCTACGTCGGCACTCTCTGGGTCTCGACATACGCATCCGTGACGCCAGAGCTATGGGGAATCCCGTTCTTCTACTGGTATCAGTTTCTCTGGATCGGCATCGGCGCAGCAATCACCATAGTCGTCTATCTCGCTGAAGATCGCACCGACATGTCACGCAGCAATGGCGGTGAGCGATGA
- a CDS encoding amidohydrolase, with protein sequence MRSSLALSLPLSLALLTPHRVIAQAAVDSALGAYIASIRAIDTHAHPMRPVASGEPADSEYDALPLDGIPPFGFPHRLTPEDPIWQRAQFALYRVPIATPDSARKSPLDAAVTGNIAKRGLHFPEWALDEAGVDVMFANRIAMGPGLDTPRFRWIAFVDALMLPLDTRAEGTTPDTRVLYPRETRLLRRYLRDLGVTHTPATLAEYVRRVVTPTLGRQRAAGAIAVKFEAAYLRPLDFADPDSAQAARVYAHYSAGGVPTHAEYKAVEDYLFRVIAREAGRLGMSVQIHSLETFGSYYRSAGAAPHLLEPAFNDSTLRGTNFVVIHGGWPLVNETQALLAKPNVYTDISAMDLILSPTELARVLRQWLGEFPDKVLYGSDAFDGGTEQGWEQVAWVGSTTARRALGIALTGMMRDGEISRSRAEALARMVLRDNAITAYRLSGVSR encoded by the coding sequence ATGAGATCGTCGCTCGCGTTGTCGCTTCCATTGTCTCTTGCGTTGCTGACGCCGCACCGGGTTATCGCGCAAGCAGCCGTCGATTCCGCACTCGGCGCATACATCGCCTCGATTCGTGCGATCGACACGCACGCACATCCCATGCGACCTGTAGCCAGCGGTGAGCCGGCAGACAGCGAGTACGATGCACTTCCCCTCGATGGAATTCCGCCGTTTGGATTTCCGCATCGGCTCACCCCGGAAGATCCGATCTGGCAACGTGCTCAGTTTGCCCTGTACCGAGTCCCCATCGCAACGCCGGACAGTGCGCGCAAATCACCGCTCGATGCGGCAGTGACGGGCAACATTGCGAAGCGTGGTCTGCATTTCCCGGAGTGGGCGCTCGACGAGGCGGGAGTCGACGTGATGTTCGCGAATCGCATTGCGATGGGGCCTGGTCTCGATACACCACGCTTTCGCTGGATTGCATTCGTCGATGCACTCATGCTTCCGCTCGATACGCGTGCAGAGGGAACCACGCCGGATACGCGCGTCCTTTATCCCCGAGAAACCAGACTGCTGCGCCGATATCTTCGCGATCTCGGCGTGACGCACACACCGGCCACACTCGCGGAGTACGTCCGGCGCGTCGTCACGCCGACACTCGGGCGGCAACGAGCAGCCGGCGCGATAGCGGTCAAATTCGAGGCTGCCTATCTGCGTCCTCTCGACTTCGCCGATCCCGACTCGGCGCAGGCCGCACGCGTGTACGCACATTACTCCGCCGGAGGTGTGCCGACACACGCCGAATACAAGGCAGTCGAGGATTATCTCTTCCGCGTCATAGCACGCGAGGCAGGACGACTCGGCATGTCGGTGCAGATCCACTCGCTCGAGACATTCGGGAGCTACTACAGGTCGGCAGGCGCCGCACCGCACCTGCTCGAGCCCGCATTCAATGACTCGACGCTGCGCGGCACCAACTTCGTCGTGATCCACGGCGGCTGGCCCTTGGTGAATGAGACGCAGGCGCTGCTTGCCAAGCCGAACGTCTATACCGATATCTCGGCGATGGATCTCATTCTGTCGCCGACGGAGCTTGCCCGAGTGCTGCGGCAATGGCTGGGTGAGTTCCCCGACAAGGTTCTCTACGGGAGCGACGCATTCGACGGCGGCACCGAGCAGGGATGGGAGCAGGTTGCCTGGGTTGGCAGCACGACCGCGCGCCGCGCGCTGGGGATCGCACTCACAGGAATGATGCGCGACGGCGAGATAAGCAGAAGCCGCGCGGAGGCACTGGCGCGAATGGTTCTGCGCGATAATGCGATAACGGCATACCGATTGTCGGGCGTCAGCCGGTGA
- a CDS encoding sodium:solute symporter: protein MNVPALAVMIALFVLVTGLGFFSARWRSGDMDLLHEWGLAGGRFGTVVTWFLLGGDLYTAYTFIAVPALVFSAGAIGFFAVPYTIIVYPLVFLVMPRLWSVCRTHGYVTPADFVRGRYDSSTLALAVATSGILATMPYIALQLVGIQVVLGAVGIGGTGFMGDLPLIIAFVILAAYTYSSGLRAPAMIALVKDALIFIVVIAAVIMIPAKLGGYGHIFAAVPREKLILSPSQYGSYATLAFGSALALFLYPHSITGVLSSDSRKVIKRNAAFLPIYSFLLGLIALLGFMALAAGIKPDATYGAQYAVPALFNAMFPPWFAGVAFSAIAIGALVPAAIMSIATANLFTRNIYREYFRPDATPRQEARMAKAASLVVKFGALAFILLLENARQEAINFQLLGGVWILQTFPAIVFGLYTRWFHRWALLAGWAVGMVSGTMMAASQHFTAIFPLHIGGSLVPGYTAFYAFVANVIITVVLSVLFNALGVASGADRTARADYLAES from the coding sequence GTGAACGTACCTGCACTCGCGGTGATGATTGCGCTGTTCGTACTGGTTACCGGACTTGGCTTCTTCTCCGCACGCTGGCGCAGCGGAGACATGGATCTCCTGCACGAGTGGGGGCTCGCGGGCGGACGGTTCGGAACCGTCGTAACGTGGTTCCTGCTCGGCGGCGACCTCTATACGGCCTACACATTCATCGCGGTCCCGGCGCTGGTATTCAGCGCTGGTGCGATCGGGTTCTTCGCGGTGCCGTACACCATCATCGTGTATCCGCTCGTCTTTCTCGTGATGCCGAGACTGTGGTCCGTGTGTCGCACGCACGGCTACGTTACACCGGCGGATTTCGTTCGCGGGCGATATGACAGCAGTACGCTCGCGCTCGCGGTAGCGACGTCGGGGATTCTCGCCACCATGCCGTATATCGCGCTGCAGCTGGTCGGCATTCAGGTCGTGCTCGGCGCGGTCGGAATCGGCGGAACTGGCTTCATGGGCGATCTGCCCCTCATCATCGCGTTCGTGATCCTGGCAGCGTACACATATTCGAGCGGCCTGCGCGCGCCGGCGATGATCGCACTTGTGAAGGATGCGCTCATCTTCATCGTCGTGATCGCGGCCGTGATAATGATCCCCGCAAAGCTCGGCGGTTACGGCCACATATTTGCCGCGGTACCCAGAGAGAAGCTGATCCTGTCACCCTCGCAGTACGGCTCGTACGCCACGCTCGCATTTGGTTCCGCGCTCGCGTTGTTCCTGTATCCGCATTCCATCACAGGTGTGCTCAGCAGTGACAGCCGCAAGGTGATCAAGCGCAATGCCGCGTTTCTTCCCATCTACAGCTTCCTTCTCGGACTCATCGCGCTACTCGGCTTCATGGCACTGGCAGCGGGCATCAAGCCGGATGCAACCTACGGCGCGCAGTACGCGGTGCCGGCGCTCTTCAATGCGATGTTCCCGCCCTGGTTCGCTGGTGTAGCATTTTCGGCAATCGCGATCGGCGCGCTCGTTCCGGCAGCGATCATGTCCATCGCTACCGCGAATCTGTTCACGCGCAACATCTATCGTGAATACTTCCGGCCCGATGCAACGCCGCGCCAGGAAGCGCGCATGGCAAAGGCCGCGTCGCTGGTCGTCAAATTCGGCGCGCTTGCATTCATTCTGCTGCTGGAGAACGCCAGACAGGAAGCGATCAACTTTCAACTGCTCGGCGGCGTCTGGATACTGCAGACCTTTCCCGCGATCGTGTTCGGACTGTACACACGCTGGTTCCACCGCTGGGCCCTGCTCGCCGGATGGGCGGTCGGCATGGTCAGCGGAACGATGATGGCCGCGTCGCAACACTTTACCGCGATCTTCCCGCTGCACATCGGCGGATCGCTGGTGCCCGGCTACACGGCGTTCTACGCGTTCGTCGCGAACGTGATCATCACAGTCGTACTCAGTGTTCTCTTCAACGCACTGGGCGTTGCGAGCGGTGCGGATCGGACCGCCCGTGCCGACTACCTGGCGGAGAGCTGA
- a CDS encoding DUF3494 domain-containing protein gives MSSTESRHFALGRKHCGRALSIINSRRTVRIAASFAALAAAFLGTSQLTAQGTLGTAQSFGVLGASTVTNTGPTTITGDLGVSPGTAITGQGSITLNGAVHDADAVALQAQNDASTAYGNLAALPVTADLSGQDLGGMTLTPGVYFFSSSAQLTGNLFLNFLGNPNSTFVFQIGSALTTASGSSVSETTGAPGANVFWQVGSSATLGTGTQFQGSIIADQSVTLTTGASISCGRAIALNGAVTMDTNVISNECGGATSTVPEPGSMALLGTGMLGLFPVLRRRRNG, from the coding sequence ATGTCGAGCACTGAATCGAGGCACTTCGCTCTTGGAAGAAAGCATTGCGGACGGGCACTCAGCATCATCAATTCCAGGCGTACCGTTCGAATAGCAGCGTCGTTCGCTGCTCTCGCGGCGGCATTCCTCGGCACATCCCAGCTGACGGCTCAGGGAACCCTTGGCACGGCGCAGTCGTTCGGCGTCCTCGGGGCGTCGACGGTTACGAACACGGGCCCCACAACGATTACTGGCGACCTCGGAGTTTCGCCGGGAACTGCTATTACGGGACAGGGAAGCATCACTCTCAACGGCGCGGTGCATGATGCAGATGCTGTTGCGCTGCAGGCGCAGAATGACGCGAGCACCGCGTACGGAAACCTTGCTGCTCTGCCAGTCACCGCTGATCTGTCAGGTCAGGATCTTGGCGGAATGACGCTGACGCCTGGCGTGTATTTCTTTTCGTCCTCGGCACAACTCACCGGAAATCTGTTTCTGAATTTTCTTGGCAATCCGAACTCGACGTTCGTATTCCAGATCGGGAGCGCACTCACAACCGCCAGCGGATCCTCAGTGTCGGAGACGACGGGTGCGCCGGGCGCAAACGTGTTCTGGCAGGTCGGGAGTTCCGCGACCCTGGGCACTGGCACACAATTCCAGGGAAGTATCATAGCAGATCAGAGTGTCACGCTCACCACCGGCGCCTCCATCTCATGCGGCAGAGCGATCGCCCTGAACGGCGCGGTAACGATGGACACGAACGTCATCTCGAACGAATGCGGTGGTGCCACCAGCACCGTCCCCGAGCCTGGCTCCATGGCGTTGCTCGGAACCGGGATGCTGGGACTGTTCCCCGTGCTTCGCCGCCGCAGGAACGGCTAG
- a CDS encoding NADPH-dependent FMN reductase, with protein sequence MTTFTVGYFVGSLAKESINRKLALALKRLAPPELQLREIPIGELPLYSYDYDKDYPPAGRALKEAIAAVDAVLFVTPEYNRSIPGGLKNAIDWASRPWGTNSFARKPSAIIGTSPGKIGTAVAQQHLRSILAFCNSPLMNAIEAYISFTPGLISDDGEVTDQSTAEFLANYMDEFLGYITRVYTALPRTTGAAGADISS encoded by the coding sequence GTGACCACATTCACGGTTGGGTATTTCGTCGGCAGCCTCGCGAAGGAATCGATCAACCGGAAGCTCGCGCTTGCCCTCAAGCGCCTCGCGCCGCCGGAGCTGCAACTGCGTGAGATTCCGATCGGCGAGCTGCCACTTTACTCGTACGACTATGACAAGGATTACCCGCCCGCCGGCCGTGCATTGAAGGAGGCCATAGCCGCCGTGGACGCCGTGCTCTTCGTGACGCCGGAGTACAATCGGTCGATTCCCGGCGGTCTCAAGAACGCCATTGACTGGGCGAGCCGCCCCTGGGGCACCAACTCCTTTGCGCGCAAGCCGTCGGCGATCATCGGTACGTCGCCGGGCAAGATCGGCACAGCAGTCGCCCAGCAGCACCTCCGGAGCATCCTCGCCTTTTGCAACTCCCCACTGATGAACGCCATTGAGGCGTACATCTCGTTCACGCCGGGCCTCATAAGTGACGATGGCGAGGTCACTGACCAGTCCACTGCCGAGTTCCTCGCGAACTACATGGACGAGTTTCTGGGCTACATCACGCGCGTCTACACCGCGTTGCCGCGTACGACCGGTGCGGCGGGCGCGGACATTTCGTCGTAA
- a CDS encoding LLM class flavin-dependent oxidoreductase, producing the protein MSPPLFSVLDLAPVPAGSTPVDALRNTLDLAQHAERLGYHRFWLAEHHNMTGIASAATAVVIGYVAGGTRTIRVGAGGIMLPNHAPLMVAEAFGTLESLYPGRIDLGLGRAPGADQRTMRALRRDPASADSFPQDVLELQAFLSPVKPGQRIQAVPGAGLDVPLWILGSSLFGAQLAAELGLPYAFASHFMPDALMDALDVYRTAFKPSAQLERPYAMAGINVFAADTDAEARRIFTSAQQQFTNLLRGTPGRLPPPIDDIERYWSPIERAQASARLAMSFVGSRETVASVLAEFIEMTGVEEIIVASMIYDHAARVRSYEILADVIARL; encoded by the coding sequence ATGAGTCCGCCCCTCTTTTCCGTCCTCGACCTCGCGCCGGTACCCGCGGGCTCGACTCCGGTCGATGCGCTCAGAAACACGCTCGATCTGGCGCAGCACGCGGAGCGGCTGGGTTATCACAGGTTCTGGCTCGCCGAGCACCACAACATGACGGGCATCGCTAGCGCGGCGACCGCGGTCGTGATCGGGTACGTGGCTGGTGGGACGCGCACGATTCGCGTCGGGGCGGGTGGCATCATGCTTCCGAACCACGCGCCGCTCATGGTCGCGGAAGCCTTTGGCACGCTCGAGTCGCTCTATCCGGGACGAATCGACCTGGGCCTTGGCCGCGCACCCGGCGCGGATCAGCGGACGATGCGCGCGCTGCGACGCGATCCAGCGAGCGCCGACAGCTTCCCGCAGGACGTGCTGGAACTCCAGGCATTTCTCTCGCCGGTGAAGCCGGGACAACGCATCCAGGCCGTGCCGGGCGCTGGCCTCGACGTACCGCTCTGGATTCTGGGATCGAGTCTGTTCGGTGCACAGCTCGCCGCCGAACTCGGTCTTCCATACGCGTTCGCATCGCACTTCATGCCCGATGCCTTGATGGACGCGCTCGACGTCTATCGCACCGCATTCAAGCCATCGGCGCAACTCGAGCGGCCGTATGCGATGGCAGGGATCAACGTCTTCGCCGCGGATACGGACGCTGAAGCGCGCAGGATCTTCACCTCGGCGCAGCAGCAATTCACCAATCTGTTGCGCGGCACGCCCGGCCGGCTGCCCCCTCCGATAGACGACATCGAGCGCTACTGGAGTCCGATCGAGAGGGCGCAGGCGTCGGCCAGGCTGGCGATGTCCTTTGTGGGATCGCGCGAAACTGTCGCAAGTGTACTGGCAGAATTCATCGAGATGACCGGCGTCGAGGAGATCATCGTTGCGTCCATGATCTACGATCACGCGGCAAGAGTGCGTTCGTACGAGATTCTCGCGGATGTGATCGCGCGACTCTAG
- a CDS encoding divalent metal cation transporter produces MKKWIEIALGIVTGIGGFLEVGSIGTSAQAGSEFGYQLTWALALGVISLAFLMEMTGRLAAVSKRTYVDLLREHFGMRFFLVALIAVFVVSFMVLMAEIGGVATALQMATGIAFPWWAIPVAVIGWMLLWRGTFGIVEQGTAILGLLAISFAVGAIKAHPDWGALGHAFIPSGPTENPARYWYLAVSILGASISPYLYLFYSAGAVEDGWTPDYLGVNRITSGLGNLFGGTLALAVIVTAALVFAPAHVHIEKFEQLGSLFVSPLGRAGFWLFVATLCITCFGATLEIALSIAYLIAQGFGWEWSENLRPARDSRFSTVYTVAILVAAIPATLGISALSLTNMSMVLSAASLPFTVIPLIALMNDGKVMGRHCNGWISNIALISISVLSIVLFFVSLPLQLKGGG; encoded by the coding sequence ATGAAAAAGTGGATCGAGATCGCACTCGGAATCGTCACTGGAATCGGCGGGTTTCTGGAAGTCGGTTCCATCGGTACCTCGGCGCAGGCCGGAAGCGAGTTCGGGTACCAGCTCACCTGGGCACTGGCACTTGGGGTCATCAGTCTCGCCTTTCTGATGGAGATGACCGGGCGGCTCGCGGCCGTGAGCAAGCGCACGTATGTCGATTTGCTCCGCGAGCACTTCGGAATGCGATTCTTTCTCGTCGCGCTCATCGCGGTGTTCGTTGTCAGCTTCATGGTACTGATGGCCGAGATCGGCGGTGTGGCAACTGCGTTGCAGATGGCAACTGGAATCGCATTTCCATGGTGGGCGATACCAGTCGCGGTGATCGGCTGGATGCTGCTGTGGCGCGGTACGTTCGGAATCGTGGAGCAGGGAACCGCGATCCTTGGGCTGCTCGCAATCTCGTTCGCCGTCGGTGCGATCAAGGCGCATCCGGACTGGGGCGCGCTCGGCCACGCGTTCATTCCATCCGGCCCGACTGAAAATCCCGCACGCTACTGGTATCTCGCCGTGAGCATACTCGGTGCTTCGATCAGTCCTTATCTCTATCTGTTCTATTCTGCCGGCGCAGTGGAGGACGGTTGGACCCCGGACTATCTGGGCGTGAACCGGATCACGTCAGGGCTCGGGAATTTGTTTGGTGGTACGCTCGCGCTTGCAGTGATCGTGACGGCGGCGCTCGTATTCGCACCCGCACACGTCCACATCGAGAAGTTCGAGCAACTCGGCTCGCTGTTCGTATCACCGCTCGGCCGTGCTGGTTTCTGGCTGTTCGTCGCAACGTTGTGCATCACCTGCTTCGGTGCAACGCTCGAGATCGCGCTATCGATCGCATATCTCATCGCGCAGGGATTCGGATGGGAATGGAGCGAGAATCTGCGGCCCGCTCGCGACTCGCGCTTCAGCACCGTTTACACGGTTGCGATACTCGTCGCGGCAATACCGGCGACGCTCGGCATCAGTGCTCTCTCGCTCACCAACATGTCGATGGTGCTGTCCGCAGCGAGTCTTCCGTTCACGGTGATCCCGCTCATCGCCCTGATGAACGACGGCAAGGTCATGGGCCGTCACTGTAACGGCTGGATCAGCAACATCGCCCTGATCTCCATCTCCGTGCTTTCGATAGTGCTGTTCTTCGTTTCCCTGCCGCTGCAGCTAAAGGGAGGCGGCTGA
- a CDS encoding ice-binding family protein, with the protein MKESLVSSRGTRLLVRSARIARIVAAIGFAGLFATACDVHGISNPGTLSAISVAPNPQTLAVGSTQQFTAVGRDYSGAKIAITPTWSVVTGGGTISSSGVFTASATPGTYTNTVMATSGNMTSTATIIVTAGPLATIVVSPNPQTMIVRGTQQFTAIGRDSAGNSVALTPTWSVAAGGGAISASGLFTAGSTPGTYTNTIKATSGTVSATATVVVMSTPPAPPPLATITVTPNPDSTQVGATQKFTAVGRDGNGNISAITPVWSVVNGGGSIDSTGRFTAGSTAGTFTNTVKATSGTISGTATVTVLATVPPPSPSLINLGAAAPNGIMAGTAVTCVSLGTINADVSISPGNTITGFGPCVITGVQHLGDAVAAQAQIDLTRAYNTLAGLPCPPANAIVANLGGTTKSAGVYCTASGIGVTGTLILDGGNDPNATFVFQAGSGLTTAGDVVLINGAQAKNVYWQVGTSATIGTASHWQGNIVAYTSITLVDNATLLGRALARNGAVSLGTSNVITLP; encoded by the coding sequence ATGAAAGAAAGTTTAGTTAGTAGTCGCGGAACGCGGCTGCTGGTTCGCAGTGCGCGCATTGCACGAATAGTCGCGGCAATCGGGTTCGCCGGACTGTTCGCCACAGCGTGCGACGTCCACGGCATCAGCAATCCAGGCACGCTCTCAGCCATCAGCGTCGCGCCCAACCCCCAGACGCTTGCAGTCGGCAGTACGCAGCAATTCACGGCGGTCGGGAGGGACTATTCTGGCGCGAAGATAGCCATCACTCCTACCTGGTCCGTCGTCACTGGTGGTGGTACCATCAGCAGCTCCGGCGTCTTTACGGCATCCGCAACGCCCGGTACCTACACCAACACGGTGATGGCGACCAGCGGAAACATGACCAGCACTGCGACGATCATCGTCACCGCTGGTCCGCTGGCAACAATCGTCGTCTCGCCAAATCCGCAGACTATGATAGTGCGCGGTACGCAGCAGTTCACCGCCATTGGCAGAGATTCAGCCGGCAACTCCGTTGCACTCACGCCGACCTGGTCAGTAGCTGCAGGTGGCGGGGCGATCAGCGCGAGCGGTCTCTTCACCGCCGGCTCGACGCCGGGTACCTACACCAACACGATCAAGGCGACGAGCGGTACGGTTTCGGCGACGGCCACTGTCGTGGTGATGTCGACGCCGCCGGCCCCACCGCCACTTGCGACGATCACGGTAACACCGAATCCTGACAGCACGCAGGTCGGCGCCACGCAGAAGTTCACGGCAGTTGGTCGCGACGGCAACGGAAACATCTCCGCAATCACGCCGGTATGGTCTGTAGTGAATGGCGGCGGCAGCATTGACTCGACCGGTCGCTTCACCGCTGGTTCGACGGCGGGAACGTTCACCAACACAGTGAAGGCCACGAGCGGTACAATTTCGGGAACGGCGACTGTAACAGTACTGGCGACAGTTCCACCTCCGTCGCCCTCGCTCATCAATCTTGGCGCAGCCGCGCCGAATGGAATCATGGCCGGCACCGCAGTGACGTGCGTCAGCCTCGGTACCATCAACGCTGACGTCAGCATCAGCCCGGGTAACACGATCACCGGCTTCGGACCATGCGTCATCACCGGCGTACAGCATCTTGGTGATGCAGTCGCTGCGCAGGCACAGATCGACCTGACAAGGGCATACAACACACTTGCCGGCCTCCCGTGCCCACCCGCCAACGCAATCGTGGCGAACCTCGGTGGCACGACCAAATCGGCCGGCGTGTACTGCACGGCCAGCGGGATCGGCGTAACCGGCACACTGATACTCGATGGCGGCAACGATCCGAACGCGACCTTCGTCTTCCAGGCCGGTAGCGGGCTGACCACAGCCGGTGACGTAGTGCTCATCAACGGTGCTCAGGCCAAGAATGTGTACTGGCAGGTCGGTACCTCGGCTACCATCGGTACCGCATCGCATTGGCAGGGCAACATTGTCGCCTACACGAGCATCACACTAGTGGATAACGCGACGCTGCTCGGCCGTGCTCTCGCACGCAACGGCGCAGTATCGCTCGGAACCAGCAACGTCATAACGCTTCCGTAA